The Nymphaea colorata isolate Beijing-Zhang1983 chromosome 7, ASM883128v2, whole genome shotgun sequence DNA window TATTTCTTAAGAGGAATattttggaacacatgttcCCAGatcttatatttcaaaattgtcaAATTCTTATTGAAGGAAACGTAGTGTGATCATCTTTAGCGCTTGGCTGTTGGAattagtaataaaatatataatcaCATATATTCCTGTAACAGAGCATGTCTTTGAAACATGTATTTTAAGAACATGCGTTCTAAGGCCACATTCTAACCTTTCAACAGCCTGCGTGAGGTTTGAAAACTCTGGTCGTCTACTTATACCAGCTACCACCAATTCCGCGATTAATCACAAATGTaaaggatttctttttcttaacttTTTAACCTCGGCTTCTTTCTCCCCGCAATTGGAGTCCTGCATTATTTTTTCCATCTTGCAGTTTGGGAATCCTTCTGATTTCGATGGCAATTGTATGTCATTCATGTTGATCTTGACCGTTTATGTAATGAAAAGgattttcttgaaatataaagagattatggaaaggtcaggaaATGTCAGGATTTATGGCAATGCTATTAGTGCTGACCATACCACAAATTGTATACCATTTTCCATCACACAAATTGtatatcatttttcatcaaacaatgccATCAGtactttttcaagaaaaatgatggaaaGGAATAAGTAGTAAATTTCCCTGGTTCTGCATTTCCAAGCCCGTGTAAGAGAAGTAACATGTTGTTGTGAGCTTTTCCATTGTACCTTCATGCCTCACTAAGTGGTAGTTGTAAGTAGGGCTATACAACAAGTCGAGCCTTCTCATTTCAatttgagttgagctcgagcttataAACAAGCCGAGTTCAAGTTGCATGAACTCAACAATATTAAACTCATGTAAGCTCATTTAAtctaggtaattttttttttaaaattaacttAAAACCAATGGAAGAGATCATGTCAAATGGGAAGATGATAAACAAACTTAAATGAGCGGGGCTTGAACCTGCGCGTCGAGCCCAAGCTGACATTGTACATCATGACTCTAGCTAGAGCCAAGCAATATATGAGTTGGGTCGAGCTGACCatgctcaagctcaactcggctcgtgtaGAGCCCTAGTCGTAAGGCAGTAATACTGGTTTAGCTATCTTGAGTGCGATGTAACTTATGCATGTTCCCGTCCTAGTTAGATCGATTGTTTCACCAAAGAGGATACCATCACTCTGGATGTGGAGTCGTCCATTTGCTGGATTTTGGTGCTACATAGTTCTAAGGGCAAACCGTTATGAGTTAGAGCCcgttattttttgaattttatcgaagaatatatatatatatatatatatattcatgagaTAATTGGTGCGTAGAGACAAAATTGGTGTCAAAATGTTCCGCAATAACATCTAATTTTTCAGTGAACGAAGCATATTGCGATCAGTTGATCGAGGGACAATAGAAGGCTGCGTAAATGAAACGCTAAACATACCATTTTGTGCGGCTCAAGAAGTGCACATAAACATGATTGCAGATAATCATTCTTCCACTGAAAGTACTTGGTGTTGAGTACTAAAGGATTAGCagcttgcttttgcttttctttttcaaaatcattaaCGCAATCTCACTCAAGTTTTTCTTCATTAGCTATTAAGAGCATGTAAGAGTAACAAAAGCGCATAATTCTGAACATCGACAAGCAGATCATGCATAAATGCATCGTTCTTGTTGCCAAACACCCTCTATGAATCACACTTCTTCCGAAACCAATCAGCTGGGACAAGTCACACTTCTTCAAATCACTTTTAATTTTAGCAAATTGATAGAGTTCGTTTTTCTCGTTCCAGTTACACATTTCTGTTGATAGTTGCAGGCTTGCAGATCCTTTTTCAGTGAAGCACCAAGTACATGGAAAAAGCAGTATTCGTTCCTGCGTCGCCATTTGAGACTTTAATTAACTAGATGGTTGCACACATACCAACCTTCTTTGAAGTCTCTAGAATAGCCAGCCACATTGACCGCTCTTCCAATGTTTGAACAACCAAAAGCAAGAAGATttttgaatctcaaattcaAAGACATGTGCTAACGCAGGTTCCTAGATGAAAGGTTCTGCCACTGCGTGCCTGTGTTTCATCCAAGCAACTACATCATGACTACCAGGACCGTGAATCACctcaaatgatatttttatcgCAATTCTTTTTTGGGAAAAGCAACGATATAGATATCACATATATGATTATTAGCTCCGTAAGAGATAATGCTTTACTCAGTTGTAGAAAAgatacagaaagaaaaagatcgcACCAAGACATGCTAGAAAATGCTTAGAAGTTCCACAAATTGCAGTTGTCATATTTTTGTACCCATTGAAAAACATCTCTCTGTGTCTGTCTCTACATGCCCAAATTTAGGGCTTGTGAAATTTCGTCTGTTCCACACGCGCTATAGAACAAGAAAGTGAATGGTGGAATGCGTCTGTTACGCACACGCtatagcaagagagagagagagagatgaccacGGAGACGTGAAGGCTGAATTCCTTCCAAATCAGGGGGATATGATcaggaaaaaattttgacagATAACAACAAAGCTATTGTCTCCGCTTGGAGTGCCCTCCAGATTGTGAGAGTGGGCAGGACGACACCGACTCCTCGTTGTTTACATAACACATGGTCGTACTTCTCCGATCGTCTCTGTCGTTTGCCCTGCGTTGTCGTTTAAGCTACCCACGGCAGTCCACACAACGAAAGAACACAGATGGGCATCCAGAGACGACCCAGAAGATTGGCAGCGCCTGGTGTGTGAGCACCACCGGCCAAGGCGGCCATGCCACAAACCTCCATCCCTGTACGTAGGCCTACATTTCTTCCTTTCACGCATCTTCTGCCCCGCCCCAACTTTTGACTATTTGCGCTTGGTTAGGCACTCATTTCGGCTCCAAATTGGCCATTCACatgattctctttctttctctcccatcTTCTTAATTTGGTGCTTCATTACATGGATTACAAAGCTAGATCATAATCTCCAAGCTTCGGACTGTGGGAAAACGTCTATCCGACTATGTTGTATTTTTTGAGTATGTATATGATGCAGATTTTATAAGattgagaatttcaaattcTTACCCATTGAAAAACATTACTTGGGAGTTGATTTCTCTGCTTATGAGGAGAAGATTACGTTGGACTGTATGCTAGTTTCAAGCATAGGAGTAATCGGAATCTAtcagagtaaaaaaaaaaaaaaatatcttccaCTTCCCTTCTCCCTCCACACGTGCAAACTTGTGCTGTTCTTCTCTTCAAAGACTAATTAGGCACGAGTTTTGCGTCACCAAATTGATCGCCATTCATGCTTTCCCGAATCTCTGCATATCCTGATTGTTTATTAATCATGCTTTTGCTAGGCAGATCAGTATACAACATATAGCTTTGAATCCCCGAGGCTTTTTCATTAAGCCTTTTGATATGGTTTTATTGTTTAAGAATCAACCATTAGCAGCTACGCTAGGTAGAGTATCTTTGACTCCACAACACcaatctttttttgttttccctggTAGACTTTTGGTGAAATGTGGGAACCATTTCACCTTTTGCAAGCCTGTTTAGTTTTAGAATACAAACGAAACAGTCTGTTACTGTAAGGTGCTTTTGACCAGGCAAAAGGAAGTGGATGACACCATGAGATGAGACCTGTAAGGGCGTGAGCCTTTATGCACtggaagggagagggagtcATGATGCTACGTGGTGAGCAAAAGGAATTTCAAAATGAGGTGGGTTCTGAAAGTGACCAATCGGGAGCTAACATCATGAGAAATGCTCTTTTGGTTGGTTCCAATACAACAGTGGCCATCATGAGAAGAACTCCATGGCCATCTTTCTACAGTTTTCATCCTCACCACTATGCCGTCcgttttgtttaatttattgcaTTAAGCGACGCCATTGATTTTTACCGTTGCTAAAGAAATACTAAGACCACTTCATGATGGAAAAGATGAGAAGGGGGAGGAGATGCAGAACCAATTACTATACCAATGAAAATGGACCCATCtctatttttcttattaaaactTCAAATATTCTAGAGTCAAAGTGATTTATATGCGATACACTACATTTTGGTGGGACCCTTTGTAGTGCAGTGCGTACGTTACCGATAAGATTTACTGACTCTTCTGTCGCGAGAAAAGATGTGCATTGAGCCATCTAGACGACCCATGTGCTTCAAAATCGGCTTCTTGAGTCTAGTATTAGAGGCAGTGTTGGAAATAATGTAGTCTGGTCGAGACGCCAATTCTGACAATGATAGATGGGTTGGCCGGACAGCCCATGCCAACAACCCCACAAGCAGACCCTGACTTTGCCAGATCTCTCCGGCTTCAGATCTACGACTCTGCCTACCACGAGTCATGATCAATGAAGTGCAGCCCGATTTGAAAAGTATATAAATGAACGAACATATTGATCTTTAGGAAGTCACAGCTTGCCATCAATTAAAGCCATTCACGCTCGCACGAGTTTGTTCACATTAGTTAAAGTAATAGAAAGTATGAGAAGCTCGCCATTCACGACTTCAGTATGGGATTGTTCATTTGCTTCATAGTATTGGACTTTCATATTCTGTCTTATATGCATCCAATGTCAATGAGAAAGTAGAAGTTAAATACTCCGCCAGGAAAAGAATTGTAGTAATCGGAACAACAGCTTCTCATCTCatagaaataattttttaccgtTTCGAGCGAACGAGAGGGTTATCCTACTGCCCAGGCGAAAGCCAAAGCCTAAGCCTTCCTTCCCTTTGCCCTCGAGGTCTAGACGTGCGACGGTACCAAGAGATAATTAACTTCCCTAGCTATTTTACATCTAACTTAAGGGAGAGATGGTAAAATTTCATAAACCTTTTGAATggcttgaaagaaaaaatggagtatagattgaaattcatggatctgATCTGATTCTATCCTAGAGCCTCAAACAATCCGGATCTAAAGTCCGAGGCATGCAAACACTGCGCAAGTTCACAAGAACAGGAGTAGGTTGCATTACGATCTGGCGATTATTGAGTGCAAGAACCCAATCGGGTTTTCTTCTCTTAGCCCAAGGTTGCATCCCGTTCAATAAGCTGGGGGAATTCATCAGGTCTATCTTCATTAGAAAAAACCAAGGCAATGTCTCCATATACATGATAATAAGGATTCCCAATCTTCCTAATCTCTATGTAGCGAGACAATTATGTTTATTAAAAAAGTGACAAAAATATTAATCCACTGAGAAAATGTTCTCTTGCTTAGTTATTCGCCAACCCTGCTACCATGTCCGGTTCTTGATCTAAGAGAAGAGTGGCTTTTTGTGTTCCcatttgcatttctttttttgagcAAGGGAAGAAGATGTCGTCATGATTTCTGACGCTATGGCGTTCCATGTCCTCAAAAGACTGCATCGTGGGGTGACTTCACAGTGGGGAAATGGATAGGGCCTGTCACCTCCCCCATGGACCACTGCATGGATTAACGGgcaatatatattctttttgtaTGTATAGAAGTTCGACCTTACCTTATTTACTTTTATGCCTTTTCTTCACATGCGTGTGTCCCCTTTGAAAgttcattcctttttctttctcctgttAAAAAAAGATAAGTGAGATAAAGCAAACTTGACTCTCGCAAAGTTCTAAAGGCAATGTCAAATCTCATGTTTCAGCTttcttccatcttcttgtttagCGTTTGCTTAAAACCCACATTCCCATAGATGGATAGATAGATAAAGAAAGACAGGCATGCATGTAGCCTTTTAGATAAACTTATCTACTGAACAATTTTGATCGCTTGAATCCCAGCAGATAAGTCTTCTTCGCCTAAGCATGTGAAACTCGCTAGCAGTGATGCCTTTAGTTGAATCGCTCCAAATTGACTGACGACTTTGGTTTCCATTTCATTGTGAATTCCTTTAATTTCAACAATCGCTTATTTTTCCCTTATAAAATCCTTTCCCAACactaaaacagaaaaatactGATATGCACCACTAAAAGCAAATGTAATCCTGACGTGTGCTTAGTCTGTGCCCTCGACCAGGATATCAACGTTCTTTCTCTTAGTCATTTTAGTTTCCTGTATACGAATTGGTTCCTCGTTACTGTCTCTCAGATTAAATCTTACATGTAGAAACGATGGAAAAATTATCTAAAGGCGCTTGCTAGCGAAGTCTATGCAAGGAAAAAAACTCAAGCGTTCCACAGTATAATGGCGAAAACGACCATTtcttttctagagagagaaagagagaaagcacCCTCGTGCACCGAGTTTGGTGTCGATCTCTGGTCTGTGTGGGGGTGGGTGTGCTTGGCAGGAAAGAGGATTAATgtattcatttttcaaataattgtCAGCCTAACATGGCGTCGATCTTGAAGACCGGAGGCTGCAGATTCGGATCTCCGAAAAATACCGAACGTGAAAGAGCAGTCAAACAGCCATTTAAGAATTTGACTCTTTGACCGTAGACAGGGGCATAGTCTCCCGAGCCtcacgcctctctctctctctctcaggctctctttctctttgtgtttATAAGCGCTCCTCCATATGCTCCCCCTCAGAACCATCCGCGAAGTTTCCCCCGAGAAATAGAAAAGCAATCAAAGCCTAGTAGCCCCTCCTTCTCCTTggccctctcttcctctttccttcgcTCTACCCTCTCTTGCTATACACCTCCTCTTCTGTACATTCGATTCCTCTCCCCCTTGTTGGGATGACCTTTGGCGTCTAGACTACATTCTTCCATGATGGGTGTCAAGTTTTGGAACCTACAGATGATCTCATGGTGTTTTCAGGTGATGGGCAGCCATGGATCTTGCTTGCAGCTGCCTGACCACATGCCTGCAGAACCGAGAACGGTGAAGCTCATCCGATCGGATGGAGTCGTAAAGGTCTTCCACAGGCCGGTACGCGCATCTGAGCTGATGCTGGAGTTCCCTAAGCACCTAATCTGCCACTCAGATTCTTTCTATATCGGCCAGAAGATCCCTGCTCTCTCCGCCGACGAAGACCTCCAACTGGGCCATAAATATTTCCTCCTTCCCCAGCACTTCTTTCAATCGGTTCTCTCCTTCGTCACTTTGGCTTCCTTCGCTTCGTCTTCCTCTAGATTGGTGAAGAACGTTGCAGGAATCCGGCCATTCGAGATCCTGAAGAAGCCAGGGGGGTCGCTGCAGATTAGAGTCTCCGATGAGTTCATCTCGAAGCTCATAGAAGGAGACAACGTCAAAGATGAAGAGGAGGCAAGCGTTAAAGAACAGCCAAAAGGGAAGGTCTGCACGACGCCTGCGTTGCAGAAGGATTACACCCAGCTGGTTGGTTACAGGTCTCAACAATGGAAACCCAAGTTGGAGACCATTAGGgaattagaaaaaaatggtAGTAGATTTGGTGGTGCATTTGGAAtcaagaggagaaagagagtggTACCAAAAGGTGCCCAGAAGTTGCAGAAATCAGAAGCCATCACAGATCAGGAAAAGAAATTGTAAAAATACAACTTATACAgatttttccccttttgttaCTTTTCCAATTAACACAATGTTCTTCAAGATCCTAAAAAGTTTTGGATGGAGATCATTGATGGATGATACTTGATCTATCTGCGGTATGCCTTCGATTGAAACTGGCATAGctaattaatgaaaaaaaacagaaatattcagaagaattttgattttccatGAATGGTTTCGCTCATCCAATATCAATGGATCCTAACGTGGTCAAAAGTCGTGGGGGGCGGTGAGGTGGTGATGTCAGGGACAACTCAAACCTACTGTAGTGACTGGTTAAGAAAATGGACCATTGGGCCTTGTGAAGAGGTGGCAGCCTGTTTTCTTATTGGTCCTTGTGAAAGGTTTTGGCAGTCTTCGTCTTCTTTTTGAGCGGGAAAAAGACAAACCAGCGGTCAAAAGAGAACTAGCTGTTTCCTTCACGTGTGTGCGCTCGCACCTTcaagaaaacacacacacatgcgcGCACACACATTGCATAAAAAACACACATATGTTTGAATTATAAGAGGTCACGTACCCACTCCCCTCAGATGGCACTTAAAATGCTTGatgaaaatgtttt harbors:
- the LOC116257783 gene encoding uncharacterized protein LOC116257783; its protein translation is MMGVKFWNLQMISWCFQVMGSHGSCLQLPDHMPAEPRTVKLIRSDGVVKVFHRPVRASELMLEFPKHLICHSDSFYIGQKIPALSADEDLQLGHKYFLLPQHFFQSVLSFVTLASFASSSSRLVKNVAGIRPFEILKKPGGSLQIRVSDEFISKLIEGDNVKDEEEASVKEQPKGKVCTTPALQKDYTQLVGYRSQQWKPKLETIRELEKNGSRFGGAFGIKRRKRVVPKGAQKLQKSEAITDQEKKL